From Brassica oleracea var. oleracea cultivar TO1000 chromosome C3, BOL, whole genome shotgun sequence, a single genomic window includes:
- the LOC106332229 gene encoding uncharacterized protein LOC106332229: MDQNEPISKKLWNIVRFLLYMIRKGVSKHKLIADFNATLKRGKNLMFHHRRRVPAAATSSSAAAPQRQEYEFSCSNTPNYSFPFPSIGFMKKKSHNNLFACGQTPQTLDDDAAAARAVLELLNGVGDKGNVTPAYLSAALSPYFPGFGRTPLVRPLRVTDSPFPLTPENGDVANGHVDQAADDFIKKFYKNLNQQKKMIEFS, from the coding sequence ATGGATCAAAACGAACCAATAAGCAAGAAGCTATGGAACATCGTACGTTTCCTCTTGTACATGATCCGTAAAGGCGTCTCAAAACACAAACTCATCGCCGACTTCAACGCCACTCTAAAACGCGGCAAGAACCTCATGTTCCACCACCGTCGCCGTGTCCCGGCCGCCGCCACTTCCTCATCCGCCGCCGCACCTCAACGACAAGAATACGAGTTTAGCTGCAGCAACACTCCAAACTACTCTTTCCCCTTTCCCAGTATTGGTTTCATGAAGAAAAAGAGCCACAATAATCTCTTCGCCTGTGGCCAGACGCCTCAGACGCTAGACGACGACGCAGCCGCCGCTAGAGCAGTTCTTGAGCTTCTTAACGGCGTTGGTGACAAAGGAAATGTTACTCCGGCGTATTTGTCGGCGGCTTTGTCTCCTTACTTTCCCGGGTTTGGTCGGACTCCTTTGGTGAGGCCGTTGAGAGTAACGGACTCACCGTTTCCTTTAACACCGGAAAATGGTGACGTGGCTAACGGACACGTGGACCAAGCGGCTGATGATTTCATAAAGAAGTTTTATAAGAACTTGAATCAGCAGAAAAAAATGATTGAATTCAGCTAA